In one Eulemur rufifrons isolate Redbay chromosome 14, OSU_ERuf_1, whole genome shotgun sequence genomic region, the following are encoded:
- the C14H16orf82 gene encoding LOW QUALITY PROTEIN: protein TNT (The sequence of the model RefSeq protein was modified relative to this genomic sequence to represent the inferred CDS: inserted 2 bases in 1 codon; substituted 1 base at 1 genomic stop codon) produces the protein LVLGQHCSPSXSPPRLIDPITMGTEPANQNTQFSKGSLINXVTSPQTGHKQHSEASQGPLLLDKPIPLPPSFLKGEKGESSAQNAQRQVPSLQSPSLVLQTKARPHHAGATQEPLKVSSSNLGNTRSSESHVLGTRHPSLEQCSHASLLSSGYAGDEENSEVSLLGSHRTTRLNKRPNPQVPSTQTSQPSSTYSPSHLKSQWSSQARSAKHPGGEDSLPSTQASSRQTIGLESGEQSGPRSSTSVPEDKTGVDLKNSNTVAKGKQPAQTPISLQQLGPLKKLQACESPENPECLLPKQVGKAFKKGTVIVSKTING, from the exons CTAGTGCTGGGACAGCAttgttctccctc ctccccgccccgcctcaTAGACCCCATCACCATGGGAACTGAGCCAGCCAATCAGAACACCCAGTTTTCAAAGGGCAGCCTTATAAATTGAGTCACCTCCCCCCAGACAGGCCACAAGCAACATTCAGAGGCCTCCCAGGGTCCCCTCCTCCTGGATAAACCAATTCCGTTGCCCCCCAGCTTCCTCAAGGGAGAAAAAGGGGAGTCTTCTGCTCAGAATGCTCAGAGACAAGTGCCAAGCCTACAATCACCCAGCTTAGTGCTCCAAACCAAAGCACGGCCACACCATGCAGGAGCAACTCAGGAGCCCCTGAAAGTTTCCTCTAGTAACCTGGGGAACACCCGGAGCAGTGAGAGCCATGTGTTGGGCACGCGACACCCCAGCCTGGAGCAATGCAGTCATGCCAGCCTGCTGAGCAGCGGCTACGCGGGCGACGAGGAGAACAGTGAGGTCAGCTTGCTTGGCAGTCATCGAACCACCCGGTTGAATAAAAGGCCCAACCCCCAGGTGCCCAGCACCCAGACCAGCCAGCCGTCCTCCACCTACAGCCCCAGCCACTTAAAGAGCCAGTGGTCCAGCCAGGCCCGCAGCGCCAAGCACCCTGGAGGGGAAGA CAGCCTTCCCTCCACCCAGGCCAGCAGCCGCCAGACCATCGGGCTGGAGAGCGGTGAGCAGAGTGGGCCAAGGAGCAGCACCAGTGTCCCAGAGGACAAGACGGGGGTCGACCTGAAAAACAGCAACACGGTGGCCAAGGGCAAGCAGCCTGCCCAGACGCCCATATCTCTGCAGCAACTAGGCCCTCTCAagaaactacaggcatgtgagAGTCCAGAAAACCCAGAGTGTTTATTGCCAAAACAAGTAGGAAAGGCATTTAAAAAGGGCACAGTGATTGTGTCAAAAACCATCAATGGATAG